A DNA window from Novosphingobium sp. RL4 contains the following coding sequences:
- a CDS encoding FAD-binding protein: MAQFDESFDWVVVGSGAGSMASALLMKQAGKSVLILEKAPWVGGTTAKSGGVMWIPNNRFMDPGEDSFEQACTYLDAVVPDGEDSPGTSSERRRTYAREATRMLDFIVGQGVAMERGSRFWPDYYDELPGGMKTSRTVTALPFDKNVLGKEWAGKLRQGFAEVPVKLDDGMKLPFAKHSWAIKKILLKIAVKVVIGKLTGKHWVTAGAALQGRMLKAVLDRNAAEIRTDSPVDETIVEGGRAVGVLTRKDGKPWRVGARLGVLMNAGGFSQNQAMRDKYMPGTRKEWSNGIESDTGDMHAELERHGAVLAQMDQMVGFQMSEAPGWDTDYVKPGTQSTTGKPHAIQVDQTGVRYMNEGGSYEEFCENMLVRNRSVPAIPSWAIMDQQYMDEYAVAGKGTAKKNMANWLSSGWMRRADSVEALASEIGVPQDALKATVERWNGFVRGGRDEDFHRGVRAYDNWLGDPFFKDGPNACMGTIEKGPFYAIPVVPGDVGTYGGVVCDSDSRVLKADGTPIEGLYACGVATASPMGRVYPGAGASVGPSMTFGWIAAKHAAGLGNQV, encoded by the coding sequence ATGGCGCAGTTCGACGAGAGCTTCGACTGGGTGGTCGTGGGCAGCGGTGCGGGTTCCATGGCTTCGGCGCTGCTGATGAAGCAGGCGGGAAAGTCGGTTCTGATCCTCGAAAAGGCGCCTTGGGTCGGCGGGACCACCGCCAAGTCCGGCGGCGTGATGTGGATTCCCAACAACCGCTTCATGGACCCGGGCGAGGACAGCTTCGAGCAGGCCTGCACCTACCTCGACGCGGTCGTGCCCGATGGTGAAGACAGCCCCGGCACAAGCTCCGAGCGGCGCCGCACCTATGCCCGCGAGGCGACCCGGATGCTCGATTTCATCGTCGGGCAAGGCGTCGCCATGGAGCGGGGTTCGCGGTTCTGGCCTGATTATTACGACGAACTTCCCGGTGGCATGAAGACGAGCCGTACCGTCACGGCTTTGCCCTTCGACAAGAACGTGCTGGGCAAGGAGTGGGCAGGAAAACTTCGGCAGGGCTTTGCGGAAGTGCCTGTGAAGCTCGATGACGGCATGAAGCTGCCTTTCGCGAAGCACTCGTGGGCGATCAAGAAAATCCTCCTCAAGATCGCGGTGAAGGTCGTGATCGGGAAACTGACCGGGAAGCATTGGGTGACTGCCGGTGCGGCGCTGCAGGGCCGTATGCTCAAGGCAGTGCTGGACAGGAATGCGGCTGAAATCCGCACGGACAGCCCTGTAGATGAAACGATCGTGGAGGGCGGGCGCGCCGTTGGCGTGCTTACGCGGAAGGACGGCAAGCCCTGGCGCGTGGGCGCGCGGCTCGGCGTGCTCATGAACGCGGGAGGTTTCTCTCAGAACCAGGCCATGCGCGACAAGTACATGCCCGGGACCCGCAAGGAATGGTCGAACGGCATCGAGAGCGATACCGGCGACATGCACGCCGAACTGGAACGCCATGGGGCCGTTCTTGCGCAAATGGACCAGATGGTCGGCTTCCAGATGTCGGAAGCCCCGGGTTGGGATACGGATTATGTGAAACCCGGCACCCAGAGCACGACCGGCAAGCCCCATGCCATCCAGGTCGACCAGACCGGCGTGCGCTACATGAACGAAGGCGGTTCCTACGAGGAGTTCTGCGAGAACATGTTGGTTCGCAACCGCTCCGTTCCGGCAATTCCGAGCTGGGCGATCATGGACCAGCAATACATGGATGAATATGCCGTCGCCGGTAAGGGGACCGCGAAAAAGAACATGGCGAACTGGCTCTCATCCGGCTGGATGCGCAGAGCGGACAGTGTGGAAGCGCTCGCCTCCGAGATCGGCGTACCGCAGGACGCTCTCAAGGCCACGGTCGAGCGCTGGAACGGCTTCGTGCGCGGCGGGCGGGACGAGGACTTCCACCGCGGCGTTCGCGCCTATGACAACTGGCTCGGTGATCCATTCTTCAAGGATGGCCCTAACGCCTGCATGGGCACCATCGAGAAGGGCCCATTCTATGCAATCCCGGTCGTTCCGGGCGATGTCGGCACTTATGGCGGCGTCGTGTGCGATAGCGATTCCAGGGTTCTCAAGGCGGATGGCACTCCGATCGAGGGGCTTTATGCCTGCGGGGTCGCCACGGCCTCGCCTATGGGCCGGGTATATCCGGGTGCCGGTGCCAGTGTCGGTCCGTCGATGACGTTCGGCTGGATCGCGGCGAAGCACGCCGCTGGATTGGGGAATCAGGTTTAA
- a CDS encoding DUF4286 family protein, with protein MPKYKLIALTTPQAGRDAEYHDWYNNNHLPELVNKFGMHGAQRYELVARLIGNDSNPYLAIYDIETDDPMALLGAIGKATAAGELTQSDAQDFGTCYTALFTEMGDRVVPAE; from the coding sequence GTGCCCAAGTACAAACTGATCGCACTCACCACGCCGCAGGCTGGCCGAGACGCCGAATACCATGATTGGTACAATAACAATCACTTGCCTGAGCTGGTCAACAAGTTCGGCATGCACGGAGCCCAGCGCTACGAACTGGTCGCCAGGCTGATCGGAAATGACAGCAATCCCTATCTCGCGATCTACGATATCGAGACTGACGATCCGATGGCACTGCTCGGGGCGATCGGGAAGGCAACCGCGGCCGGCGAACTCACTCAGAGCGACGCGCAGGATTTCGGAACATGCTACACGGCACTGTTCACGGAAATGGGGGACCGGGTGGTGCCGGCCGAGTGA
- a CDS encoding helix-turn-helix domain-containing protein: MAETLFALDKRNYRDGQRMFRGSRDQEYYRGDFWVEDAPNVEVRSERKAVGAMSIIRQRSASNLSFRRSRQHIREDATDLSILWFVRKGELGFSDQCGSKLARPGDLMITRSMSPFLIECRTDSDGAHEVLHVTVPTHLLRSHIAQDLGAGLVLVAGAPELAMAERMLGEVFADDGKLGESSARLLVETAIALVANAVRLLDQLQPARQSIADRRLEEVLRFIEVHLSDPQLSTAMVAKGCGISPRYLSFLLRLRDTSFSELVWEQRLTKARDWLGRSDPRDISISEIAYGVGFKSPAHFSRMFKRVFGANPREYRGECGAELAVCQHRVAAVADKEPFVELVSGSQLLQ, from the coding sequence ATGGCAGAAACCTTGTTCGCGCTAGACAAACGCAATTACCGCGATGGCCAGCGCATGTTCCGTGGCAGCCGGGATCAGGAATATTATCGCGGAGACTTCTGGGTCGAGGATGCGCCAAATGTGGAGGTGCGTTCGGAACGTAAGGCGGTGGGGGCGATGTCGATCATCCGCCAGCGTTCTGCCAGCAACCTCTCGTTCCGCCGGTCCCGGCAACATATCCGGGAGGACGCCACCGACCTGTCGATCCTCTGGTTCGTTCGCAAAGGAGAACTCGGATTTTCGGACCAGTGCGGAAGCAAACTGGCACGCCCGGGCGACCTGATGATAACGCGTTCGATGTCGCCGTTCCTCATCGAATGCCGCACTGACAGTGACGGCGCGCACGAAGTCCTGCATGTCACCGTGCCGACCCATCTGCTGCGTTCCCATATCGCGCAGGATCTCGGCGCAGGCCTGGTTCTGGTGGCCGGTGCACCCGAACTGGCAATGGCCGAGCGCATGCTAGGCGAGGTCTTTGCCGATGATGGGAAACTGGGCGAATCCTCGGCGAGGCTTCTTGTAGAGACCGCGATAGCACTCGTGGCCAATGCCGTGCGGCTGCTCGATCAACTCCAGCCCGCGCGTCAGTCGATAGCCGATCGCAGGCTGGAGGAAGTGCTGCGTTTTATCGAGGTGCATCTCTCCGATCCCCAGCTTTCGACGGCCATGGTTGCGAAAGGTTGCGGTATCTCGCCGCGCTATCTCTCGTTTCTGCTGCGCCTGCGCGATACCTCGTTTTCTGAGCTGGTCTGGGAGCAGCGCCTGACTAAGGCGAGGGACTGGCTCGGCAGGTCCGATCCGCGAGACATCTCGATCAGCGAGATTGCTTATGGCGTGGGCTTCAAGAGCCCGGCTCATTTCAGCCGTATGTTCAAGCGCGTATTCGGCGCCAATCCGCGCGAATATCGCGGGGAATGCGGAGCCGAACTCGCGGTCTGCCAGCATCGTGTCGCGGCCGTGGCGGACAAGGAACCTTTCGTCGAACTCGTGAGCGGAAGCCAGCTCCTCCAGTAG
- a CDS encoding AraC family transcriptional regulator: MEPEHNSFFSLDGPLDVAPGGGQVRAANFAGLANLARSHGRDARGIVERHGMEARVLIDPESLVAPQQVADTFEYCSAIFDDPLFGLHFASMQDPEVFGCVTALCRSAPTVRAGIRCLIDFLPVVHAPDCEVVLIEGRETAELTWLVNADIGVNDQANYQAAMLNLKLLQAIGGPAFKPSWVSLSADPRQSDLPEIEKLLGCKVMGQSSRNSVAFPVRALEQPVPSANRLLYKLLGSYLQRVKSAHSPSIVDKVNSYIRGSLASGACSIERCAEKTGMSVRTLQSRLSAESVRFSELVEKQRESLARVHLSDRRLSLDEIADRLGYGEQTSFGRAFKRWTGMTPQQFRAGC, translated from the coding sequence ATGGAACCGGAACATAACAGCTTCTTCAGCCTGGACGGCCCGCTGGACGTGGCGCCGGGTGGAGGCCAGGTTCGCGCGGCCAACTTCGCGGGACTGGCCAATCTCGCCCGCAGCCACGGCCGCGACGCGCGCGGCATCGTCGAACGGCACGGCATGGAAGCGCGCGTCCTGATCGACCCGGAGAGCCTGGTGGCGCCGCAACAGGTGGCCGACACTTTCGAATATTGCAGCGCGATCTTCGACGATCCGCTGTTCGGCCTTCATTTCGCCTCCATGCAGGATCCCGAAGTCTTCGGTTGCGTGACCGCCCTGTGCCGTTCAGCCCCCACCGTTCGTGCCGGTATCCGCTGCCTCATCGATTTCCTTCCCGTGGTTCACGCGCCCGACTGTGAGGTGGTCTTGATCGAAGGGCGCGAGACCGCCGAACTGACATGGCTGGTCAATGCCGACATCGGCGTGAACGATCAGGCCAATTATCAGGCGGCGATGCTGAACCTGAAACTGCTCCAGGCGATCGGCGGTCCCGCATTCAAACCCAGTTGGGTCAGCCTCTCCGCCGATCCGCGCCAGAGCGACCTTCCTGAAATCGAGAAACTGCTCGGCTGCAAGGTCATGGGACAATCGAGCCGCAATTCCGTGGCCTTCCCGGTAAGGGCACTGGAGCAACCCGTGCCGAGCGCCAACCGGCTGCTCTACAAACTGCTCGGCTCCTATCTGCAGCGCGTGAAATCGGCCCACAGCCCTTCCATCGTCGACAAGGTGAACAGCTATATCCGCGGATCGCTGGCATCCGGTGCCTGTTCGATCGAACGCTGCGCCGAAAAGACGGGAATGTCCGTCCGCACCCTGCAATCGCGGCTATCCGCCGAGAGCGTCCGATTCTCCGAACTGGTGGAGAAACAGCGCGAAAGCCTTGCGCGCGTGCATTTGTCCGACCGCCGGCTCTCGCTTGACGAAATCGCCGACCGGCTCGGCTACGGCGAACAGACGAGCTTCGGCCGCGCCTTCAAGCGGTGGACGGGGATGACACCGCAGCAGTTCCGCGCCGGCTGCTGA
- a CDS encoding enoyl-CoA hydratase/isomerase family protein — protein MSEKPPLPHLGTIALAREGRLLRITLNRPEAMNAVNLQLHDDLAEAMWFAQADTGSDVILLTGAGRAFSAGGDLDHIEHNARNPHLFDHEARVAKRIVSTLLDIDKPVVCRMNGHAVGLGATLALLCDVIFAAEGAKIGDPHVGLGLVAGDGGAVIWAQRIGLTRAKEYLLTGDLLTASRAAEIGLVNYCVPADELDARVDAFCAKLLGGAMVAIRATKVLTNLELKRLATALMDAGIAYESVSVRSADHLEGIQALKEKRAPRFIGR, from the coding sequence ATGAGCGAAAAGCCGCCGCTGCCCCATCTGGGCACTATCGCCTTGGCACGCGAAGGCCGCCTGCTGCGCATCACGCTTAACCGCCCCGAGGCGATGAACGCAGTGAACCTTCAGCTCCATGACGATCTGGCCGAAGCCATGTGGTTCGCCCAGGCCGATACGGGTTCCGACGTGATCCTGCTCACAGGAGCCGGCCGCGCCTTCTCCGCCGGGGGCGATCTCGACCATATCGAGCACAATGCCCGCAACCCCCATCTGTTCGATCACGAAGCCCGCGTCGCCAAGCGCATCGTTTCGACGCTGCTCGATATCGACAAGCCGGTGGTGTGCCGGATGAACGGCCATGCGGTCGGTCTCGGCGCGACGCTGGCGCTCCTCTGCGACGTGATCTTCGCCGCGGAAGGCGCGAAGATCGGCGATCCTCATGTCGGGCTCGGGCTGGTGGCGGGAGACGGCGGCGCGGTGATCTGGGCTCAACGCATCGGGCTGACGCGCGCCAAGGAATACCTGCTGACCGGCGACCTGCTGACCGCAAGCCGCGCGGCGGAGATCGGCCTGGTGAATTACTGCGTTCCGGCCGACGAACTGGATGCACGTGTCGATGCGTTCTGCGCAAAACTGCTCGGCGGCGCGATGGTCGCGATCCGTGCAACCAAGGTTCTTACCAATCTGGAATTGAAGCGGCTTGCCACCGCACTCATGGATGCCGGTATCGCCTACGAATCCGTGTCCGTCCGAAGTGCGGACCACCTCGAAGGCATACAGGCGCTGAAGGAAAAACGCGCGCCTCGTTTCATTGGACGTTAG
- a CDS encoding class I adenylate-forming enzyme family protein yields the protein MSSPSVVAGPPLAEEPGQGAHTIAGYLREVAARYGPREAVVLRKGDHRTAWTYDDLLTRAVEVARALVGCGIGKGERVGILMTNRPEFLSSLFGTALAGGVPVALSTFSTAQELDHLVRASQVSLLLFEQQVIRKHFGTMLHELDPEIAKSRPGVLASVHFPYLRRLVSLGGVQGEAEPMAVAAGGAVETWDEFLSHGARIEKALVLERADSVHPTDPGGIFFSSGTTSLPKGVVHSQRAFAVQWWRWPRLFAMHEPVRSWTGNGFFWSGNVSMVVGTAFSTGGTIVLQRMFDADEALDLAERERVTFLNGRPHQWARLKASPKWARADLSSVKYVPRGELIWQHPTVSTQWEVPMSFGCTETMTICTSFVADAPEGRVEGSFGTPLPGNFLKIVEPISGRSVPVGTVGEMCIKGPTLMSGYLGKAPEECFDAEGFFCTGDAGRVDEAGRFFWEGRMTEMIKTGGANVAPIEVDEVIARIPGVKRTQTVGVPDDLLGEMVVACIVPLDGALLDEQTVIASCKEEIASFKVPRRVLFFRDEDYAITGSEKVKSSEVRAMAVARLDADNAEAVRPTLA from the coding sequence ATGAGCAGCCCTTCAGTCGTCGCCGGACCGCCGCTTGCCGAAGAACCGGGGCAGGGGGCTCACACGATCGCCGGCTACTTGCGAGAGGTCGCCGCGCGCTATGGCCCTCGAGAGGCCGTGGTGCTGCGCAAGGGCGATCACCGTACTGCATGGACCTACGACGACCTGCTGACGCGCGCGGTGGAAGTGGCCCGTGCATTGGTGGGTTGCGGGATCGGCAAGGGTGAGCGTGTCGGCATCCTGATGACCAACCGGCCCGAGTTTCTTTCCAGCCTGTTCGGCACCGCGCTGGCGGGCGGAGTGCCGGTGGCGCTGAGCACCTTTTCGACGGCGCAGGAACTGGACCATCTCGTCCGCGCATCGCAGGTCTCGTTGCTGCTTTTCGAGCAACAGGTCATCAGGAAGCACTTCGGGACCATGTTGCACGAGCTTGACCCTGAGATTGCGAAATCGCGTCCAGGGGTGCTGGCTTCGGTTCACTTTCCCTATCTGAGGCGCCTCGTTTCGCTCGGCGGGGTTCAGGGCGAAGCCGAGCCGATGGCGGTTGCTGCCGGGGGCGCGGTCGAGACATGGGACGAGTTTCTTTCCCATGGAGCGCGGATCGAAAAGGCGCTCGTGCTGGAGCGGGCGGACAGTGTTCACCCTACCGATCCCGGCGGCATCTTCTTTTCCTCCGGTACCACCAGCCTGCCCAAGGGCGTTGTCCATTCGCAGCGCGCCTTCGCCGTGCAGTGGTGGCGCTGGCCGCGGCTCTTCGCGATGCATGAGCCCGTGCGCAGTTGGACGGGGAACGGCTTCTTCTGGTCGGGCAATGTTTCCATGGTGGTGGGGACGGCGTTCTCGACCGGAGGGACGATAGTTCTCCAGCGGATGTTCGATGCGGACGAGGCGCTGGATCTGGCGGAGCGGGAGCGGGTGACGTTTCTCAATGGCCGCCCGCACCAGTGGGCACGGCTTAAGGCATCTCCGAAGTGGGCCAGGGCAGACCTTTCCAGCGTGAAGTATGTGCCGCGCGGAGAGCTGATCTGGCAGCACCCGACCGTTTCGACCCAATGGGAAGTGCCGATGTCGTTCGGCTGTACCGAGACTATGACGATCTGCACCTCGTTCGTTGCCGACGCTCCTGAAGGCCGGGTGGAGGGATCGTTCGGGACGCCTTTGCCGGGCAATTTCCTAAAAATCGTAGAGCCGATATCGGGCCGTTCAGTCCCCGTGGGAACGGTCGGGGAGATGTGCATCAAGGGGCCGACGCTGATGTCCGGCTACCTCGGCAAGGCGCCTGAAGAGTGCTTCGATGCCGAGGGTTTCTTCTGCACGGGAGACGCAGGTCGGGTCGACGAGGCAGGCCGCTTCTTCTGGGAGGGGCGCATGACCGAGATGATAAAGACGGGAGGCGCAAATGTCGCCCCGATCGAGGTGGACGAGGTGATCGCCCGGATTCCGGGGGTGAAACGCACCCAGACGGTTGGGGTGCCTGACGACCTGCTGGGCGAAATGGTGGTCGCCTGCATCGTCCCGCTAGACGGGGCGCTGCTGGATGAGCAGACCGTTATCGCCTCGTGCAAGGAAGAGATCGCCAGCTTCAAGGTGCCGCGCCGGGTGTTGTTCTTTCGGGACGAGGATTACGCCATCACCGGCAGTGAAAAAGTGAAGTCAAGCGAAGTTCGCGCGATGGCGGTTGCCCGGCTGGACGCGGATAACGCCGAGGCGGTCCGGCCTACTCTTGCGTGA
- a CDS encoding alpha/beta hydrolase — protein sequence MPSNRAAFIDAGAGDAVVSRSPSVKCIRKTALPTGEERMHFMTDSKNRACRSGLLLSVFMTLAAPAHLAAKDAAVGVTQAAPYVRPDVEAYLRASSAQPLPPLTAETIAQIRKLPPSAMPSRDLPVGNLAVDRKFEMPGPGGAMALRVFDVRADRGPGPVVVFYHGGGFVLGSVETHAALAAEISRQLDLPVVSVEYRLAPEHPWPAAPDDGEAAARWIAGNGKALGLGVTGLVLSGDSAGGNLTLIVAAALRDKPAAVPVIMQLPIYPAADFVNEYPSLRQFGTGYGLDDSVTVYFRQHYAADPKSLRTSPLLGDLAGLPPTVLVTAGLDPLRDQGRAYAAKLIAAGVPTTYYEGKGLVHGFATFRKDIPSAQVDTLKFLKLARTTLDEIEAERK from the coding sequence TTGCCGAGCAACAGGGCGGCGTTTATTGATGCAGGAGCGGGGGATGCAGTAGTCTCCCGCTCGCCAAGCGTGAAATGCATACGTAAAACAGCCCTCCCTACAGGGGAGGAGAGGATGCATTTCATGACCGATTCGAAGAATCGTGCCTGCCGATCGGGGCTGTTGCTTTCTGTTTTCATGACACTGGCCGCACCGGCCCACCTCGCGGCGAAGGATGCTGCAGTCGGCGTGACGCAGGCGGCGCCTTATGTCCGACCCGATGTGGAGGCTTATCTCAGGGCTTCCAGTGCACAGCCGCTGCCTCCTTTGACCGCCGAAACAATCGCCCAAATTCGCAAGTTGCCGCCCTCGGCAATGCCGTCTCGCGATCTTCCGGTCGGCAATCTTGCGGTTGATCGAAAATTCGAGATGCCGGGGCCGGGCGGTGCGATGGCGCTACGGGTGTTTGACGTTCGCGCCGATCGCGGGCCCGGACCGGTCGTGGTGTTCTATCACGGCGGCGGCTTCGTATTGGGCAGCGTGGAGACTCATGCGGCTCTGGCAGCCGAAATCTCGCGCCAACTGGATCTGCCCGTTGTTTCGGTGGAGTACAGGCTCGCTCCCGAACATCCCTGGCCCGCGGCACCGGACGATGGCGAGGCGGCTGCGCGCTGGATCGCGGGTAACGGCAAGGCGCTTGGTCTCGGTGTCACCGGCCTGGTCCTGAGCGGAGACAGCGCCGGCGGGAACCTGACCCTGATCGTTGCGGCGGCGCTGCGCGACAAGCCGGCGGCAGTTCCGGTCATCATGCAGTTGCCGATCTACCCTGCTGCGGATTTCGTGAACGAGTATCCGTCACTTCGCCAGTTCGGCACGGGCTATGGTCTTGATGACAGCGTTACGGTCTATTTCCGCCAGCACTATGCCGCCGATCCGAAAAGCTTGCGGACGTCGCCATTGCTTGGCGATCTGGCCGGATTGCCGCCGACCGTGCTGGTGACGGCCGGTCTCGATCCGTTGCGGGATCAGGGGCGCGCCTATGCGGCGAAGCTTATCGCGGCAGGCGTTCCAACGACTTACTACGAAGGAAAGGGCCTCGTCCACGGCTTCGCCACTTTCCGTAAGGACATTCCTTCGGCGCAGGTCGATACCCTGAAGTTCCTGAAACTCGCCAGGACGACGCTTGACGAGATCGAGGCCGAACGGAAGTAG
- a CDS encoding enoyl-CoA hydratase/isomerase family protein, whose amino-acid sequence MKTIVDHKKVAEQHVRYQKDKATKIATITFNRIDKHNTATIGMRARFGELVFQANIDDDVKVLVIRGAGDNLGSGGDLDEHGDLYLNPRPGDGFLTDLEIEAPDVKYPPPGSFRYLHGLTDYYAKARSGNRPLQEFKKISIIEAKGYCYGWHFYQCADADIIVSADDALFGHPSFRYAGWGPRMWQWLEMVGLRRFSEMLFTGRPFTADEMHHCNFVNSVVTRDKLEAETAKYAHACSITRPTDVVVAQKTFIEAYKQYRGEYMGSLLTGWLEGMLPLMKDDGENDVNLGKGSTFKQGIGKVVKGHDTNYPPEWRLSKKGREG is encoded by the coding sequence ATGAAAACGATAGTCGACCACAAGAAGGTCGCGGAGCAGCACGTTCGTTACCAGAAGGACAAGGCTACCAAGATCGCGACGATCACTTTCAACCGGATCGACAAGCACAACACGGCAACGATCGGTATGCGCGCGCGGTTCGGTGAACTGGTCTTTCAGGCCAACATCGACGATGACGTCAAGGTGCTGGTTATCCGGGGGGCGGGCGATAACCTGGGCAGCGGCGGCGACCTTGACGAACACGGCGATCTCTATCTGAACCCCAGGCCGGGCGACGGTTTCCTGACCGATCTCGAGATCGAGGCCCCAGACGTGAAGTACCCACCGCCCGGGTCCTTCCGTTATCTCCATGGACTCACGGATTATTATGCCAAGGCGCGATCGGGGAACCGCCCGCTCCAGGAGTTCAAGAAGATCTCGATCATCGAGGCGAAGGGCTACTGCTATGGCTGGCATTTCTACCAGTGCGCAGATGCCGATATCATCGTTTCCGCGGATGACGCGCTGTTTGGCCATCCTTCGTTCCGTTACGCAGGCTGGGGCCCCCGCATGTGGCAATGGCTGGAGATGGTGGGTTTGCGGCGGTTCTCGGAGATGCTCTTCACCGGCCGGCCCTTCACGGCTGACGAAATGCACCACTGCAACTTCGTGAATTCCGTGGTTACCCGCGACAAGCTGGAAGCGGAGACCGCCAAGTACGCCCATGCCTGCTCGATCACCCGACCTACCGACGTGGTCGTTGCGCAAAAGACCTTCATCGAAGCCTACAAGCAGTACCGCGGCGAATACATGGGAAGCCTGCTCACGGGATGGCTCGAGGGCATGTTGCCGCTGATGAAGGACGATGGCGAGAACGACGTCAATCTCGGCAAGGGCAGCACGTTCAAGCAGGGCATCGGCAAGGTCGTGAAGGGCCACGACACCAATTATCCCCCTGAGTGGCGGCTATCGAAGAAGGGCCGGGAGGGCTGA